One Nitrospira sp. DNA window includes the following coding sequences:
- a CDS encoding enoyl-ACP reductase, with the protein MLLQGKKGLIIGVANKHSIAWAIAQSAASQGAQLMFNYQGERLRENVEELVATLPGAKAFPCDAGDDTQIAALMDSVGKEVGQLDFLVHSIAFAPREELTGQFVNTTRQGFATALDVSAYSLVAFTRAAMPLMANGGSVVTLSYLGAERVVPHYNVMGVAKAALEASVRYLANDLGPKNIRVNAISAGPIKTLAARGVSGISKMVDHHREFAPLRRATEQGEVGDTALFLVSPLGRGITGEVIYVDGGYNILGSLASVD; encoded by the coding sequence ATGCTATTGCAAGGCAAGAAGGGACTCATCATCGGCGTCGCCAACAAACACAGTATTGCCTGGGCCATTGCCCAGTCGGCGGCGAGCCAGGGCGCGCAACTGATGTTCAACTATCAGGGTGAGCGGTTGAGGGAAAACGTCGAAGAGCTTGTCGCCACATTGCCGGGCGCCAAGGCGTTTCCCTGCGATGCCGGCGATGATACACAGATTGCTGCGCTGATGGACAGTGTGGGCAAAGAAGTCGGCCAGCTCGATTTCCTGGTCCACTCCATTGCCTTCGCCCCGCGTGAAGAGCTGACCGGTCAATTCGTCAATACGACCCGGCAGGGGTTTGCTACCGCATTGGACGTCAGCGCCTATTCTCTCGTGGCCTTCACCCGCGCGGCGATGCCTCTCATGGCGAATGGCGGGTCCGTGGTCACGCTGAGCTATCTGGGTGCAGAACGGGTGGTGCCCCATTACAACGTCATGGGTGTGGCCAAGGCGGCGCTCGAAGCCTCCGTGCGCTACCTCGCCAACGACTTGGGGCCCAAGAACATTCGGGTGAATGCCATCTCAGCTGGGCCGATCAAGACCCTCGCTGCCCGCGGCGTGTCCGGAATCAGCAAGATGGTCGATCATCACAGAGAGTTTGCACCGCTCCGCCGCGCCACCGAGCAGGGAGAGGTGGGCGATACGGCGTTATTCTTAGTCAGTCCGCTCGGCCGTGGGATTACCGGCGAGGTGATCTACGTCGATGGCGGGTATAATATTTTAGGATCATTGGCCTCTGTAGACTGA
- a CDS encoding mismatch-specific DNA-glycosylase gives MAQEFQLPDHIQPGIQILFVGINPGMKSAETGHHFSGPSNRFWKLLYEAGLVPEPLTYRDDWRLPEWGLGLTNIISRCSAGIDVLGPGEYRDGLASLTRKVRRYQPGIIALLGVTIYRTVFGQGRRLSSRLDLGMTTSRLAGTPVFLLPNPSGRNAHYSHDQMREAFCALRMTRIGREPQPIQLASPARRSDESAE, from the coding sequence GTGGCTCAAGAATTTCAGTTGCCGGATCATATTCAACCGGGGATACAAATTCTCTTTGTGGGGATCAACCCAGGGATGAAGTCGGCCGAAACCGGCCATCATTTTTCTGGACCGTCCAATCGCTTTTGGAAATTGCTCTACGAGGCCGGCCTTGTTCCCGAGCCCCTCACATACCGAGATGATTGGCGTCTGCCTGAATGGGGGCTGGGACTGACGAACATCATCAGCCGGTGCAGTGCGGGCATCGATGTGCTGGGACCGGGTGAGTATCGGGACGGGCTGGCCTCCCTCACCAGAAAAGTCCGGCGCTATCAGCCGGGCATCATCGCGCTTTTGGGTGTCACCATCTACCGGACGGTCTTTGGGCAGGGACGTAGGCTGTCGTCTCGTCTAGATCTGGGCATGACGACGAGCCGTCTTGCCGGAACCCCTGTCTTTCTTTTGCCCAATCCCAGTGGCCGCAACGCCCATTATTCCCATGATCAGATGCGAGAGGCGTTTTGCGCGCTTCGTATGACCCGTATTGGGAGAGAACCGCAACCTATTCAATTGGCGTCTCCTGCCAGACGGAGTGACGAAAGCGCTGAGTAG
- a CDS encoding response regulator transcription factor: MMRVLVIEDETKVGCFIKRALEEESYAVDLCEDGAKGLEMALATNYDLIIVDLMLPSMSGMEILKAIRRERIQTPMMILTAQSQVDQRVKGLDAGADDYLTKPFAIDELLARVRALLRRGSTESPGILQIDDLVLNPATREVTRGGQRIDLTLKEYALLEYLMRHTGRVLTRPMISEHVWNQDFDTFTNVIDVYVNYLRNKIDRGRAKKLIHTIRGSGYMLKAE, encoded by the coding sequence ATGATGCGAGTGCTGGTGATTGAAGACGAAACCAAAGTCGGCTGTTTCATCAAGCGGGCGCTTGAGGAGGAGAGCTACGCCGTCGATCTCTGCGAGGACGGGGCCAAGGGGCTGGAGATGGCGCTGGCGACGAACTACGATTTGATCATCGTCGATCTCATGCTGCCGTCGATGTCGGGCATGGAGATTCTGAAAGCCATTCGCCGCGAGCGGATTCAAACGCCGATGATGATTCTCACGGCCCAGTCCCAGGTGGACCAGCGCGTGAAAGGGCTCGATGCCGGCGCCGACGACTACCTGACCAAGCCCTTTGCGATCGATGAGTTGCTGGCGCGGGTGCGCGCGCTCCTTCGCCGGGGCTCCACCGAAAGTCCCGGCATTCTGCAGATCGACGATCTGGTGTTGAACCCGGCTACTCGGGAAGTCACGCGCGGAGGACAGCGGATCGACCTCACGTTGAAGGAATACGCCCTGCTCGAATATCTCATGCGGCACACCGGGCGTGTGCTCACGCGGCCGATGATTTCCGAACATGTGTGGAATCAGGACTTCGATACGTTCACCAACGTGATCGACGTCTACGTCAACTATCTGCGCAACAAAATCGACCGGGGCCGGGCAAAGAAACTCATCCATACGATCCGCGGCAGCGGATATATGCTAAAGGCGGAATAA
- a CDS encoding NUDIX hydrolase, which translates to MSTKNIYTGRVVTLNIDTVRLPNGLTVDLETIRHPGAAAVVPMKDDGTVVLIRQFRHAAGGFIYEIPAGKLNPGEDPLHCAARELEEEAGYRAATFSLLSSIFTAPGFADEVIHVYKATGLTQGRQQLDRDEVLDVIEMPLREAIEKIEDGTIRDSKTIVGLQAVYIRGAIR; encoded by the coding sequence ATGTCAACCAAGAACATTTACACAGGCCGTGTCGTGACGCTCAATATCGATACGGTGCGGCTGCCCAACGGGCTGACGGTCGATCTGGAGACGATCCGTCATCCTGGCGCGGCAGCCGTTGTGCCGATGAAGGACGACGGCACGGTCGTGCTGATCCGCCAATTTCGTCATGCGGCCGGAGGATTCATTTATGAAATCCCGGCTGGCAAATTGAATCCGGGCGAAGATCCGCTGCATTGTGCCGCTCGGGAATTGGAAGAGGAAGCCGGCTATCGAGCTGCGACGTTCTCGCTGCTCTCCAGTATCTTCACGGCGCCCGGTTTTGCGGACGAAGTCATTCACGTCTATAAGGCGACGGGGCTGACGCAGGGCCGGCAGCAACTGGACCGGGATGAAGTGCTGGACGTGATCGAGATGCCCTTGCGTGAAGCGATCGAGAAGATCGAGGATGGCACGATCCGGGATTCTAAGACGATTGTGGGTTTGCAGGCGGTCTATATCAGGGGCGCGATCCGGTAG
- a CDS encoding heavy metal sensor histidine kinase, which yields MPLRVRLTLWYGSTLALVLIIFSVVLYSVTARSLRDEIDQALEETATAAVRSLEERGFLPLLDEESLLSQFPELARIDKFFQIFSPSGTITIRSPNIKQHELPLSRLALDASITGKTIFESARYPKEPPLRLISMPIMYRGSLLYIVQVGTSMKSIEDTLQRLLLVLVVTMPIALAASLASGWFLAGRALRPVDAITLAAQRIAAGDLSQRLTVSTSPDEIGRLVHTFNDMIGRLDVSFRQIRQFSSDASHELRTPLTVMKGETELVLRRPRPLGDYQAVLESNLEEIDRMTHIVDELLFLSRADMGEVKMDAVPVDLESLVEDIHRQANLLGQDRQIDVVLGTVMPAAVQGDELRLRELLLNLVENAIKYSHPGGKVQVSLVTEGAQARLSVSDQGIGIAPEDQRRIFNRFFRTDAARGHTKKGTGLGLAICTWIAESHKGRIDVTSQPGAGSTFTVTLPLAPQAA from the coding sequence ATGCCGCTGCGTGTTCGGCTCACTCTCTGGTACGGCAGTACGCTAGCGCTCGTGCTCATCATCTTCTCCGTGGTTTTGTACAGCGTCACCGCACGGAGTCTCCGCGACGAAATCGATCAGGCGCTGGAGGAAACGGCGACCGCCGCCGTCCGCTCTCTGGAAGAGCGGGGGTTTCTGCCACTGCTCGATGAAGAATCGCTGCTCTCGCAGTTTCCCGAACTGGCCCGCATCGACAAGTTCTTTCAGATCTTCAGCCCGTCCGGCACGATCACGATTCGCTCCCCCAATATCAAGCAGCATGAATTGCCGCTGAGCCGCTTGGCGCTCGATGCCAGCATTACCGGGAAGACGATCTTCGAGTCAGCTCGCTATCCCAAGGAGCCTCCGCTCCGGCTCATCTCGATGCCGATCATGTACCGCGGGAGCCTGCTCTACATCGTGCAAGTCGGCACGTCGATGAAATCGATCGAGGATACCTTGCAGCGCCTGCTGCTGGTGCTCGTCGTGACGATGCCCATTGCCCTGGCGGCATCCCTGGCCAGCGGCTGGTTTTTGGCCGGCCGGGCGTTGCGTCCCGTGGATGCGATCACGCTGGCGGCGCAGCGCATTGCCGCAGGGGATCTCAGCCAGCGCTTGACGGTCTCGACGTCGCCGGACGAGATCGGCCGGCTGGTGCATACTTTCAACGACATGATTGGGCGCCTCGATGTCTCGTTCCGGCAGATTCGCCAATTCAGCAGCGATGCCTCGCACGAACTTCGCACGCCGCTCACGGTCATGAAGGGCGAGACGGAGCTGGTGCTGCGCCGGCCCCGCCCGCTCGGCGACTATCAGGCGGTGCTCGAAAGCAATCTGGAAGAAATCGACCGGATGACGCACATCGTCGATGAATTGCTCTTTCTCTCTCGGGCCGACATGGGGGAAGTGAAAATGGACGCCGTGCCGGTCGATCTGGAATCGCTGGTGGAGGACATCCATCGCCAGGCGAATTTGCTGGGGCAGGACCGCCAGATCGACGTGGTGTTGGGCACGGTGATGCCGGCCGCCGTGCAGGGCGACGAATTGCGGCTGCGCGAACTGCTGCTCAATTTAGTGGAGAACGCCATCAAGTATTCCCACCCCGGCGGGAAAGTGCAGGTCTCCTTGGTCACGGAGGGCGCACAGGCCCGGTTGTCGGTCAGCGACCAAGGAATCGGGATCGCTCCCGAGGACCAGCGGCGCATCTTCAATCGGTTCTTCCGGACCGATGCCGCCCGAGGCCATACGAAGAAAGGCACGGGCCTTGGGCTGGCGATCTGCACCTGGATTGCGGAATCGCACAAGGGCCGGATCGACGTCACGAGCCAGCCGGGCGCCGGCTCCACGTTTACCGTCACGCTCCCGCTGGCGCCCCAGGCTGCTTAG
- a CDS encoding FAD-binding protein, whose translation MAVQRPHMHDLLIVGAGLAGMRAALAAPAHLDVALISKVHPVRSHSVAAQGGINAALGENDSWEAHAFDTAKGGLYLGDQDAIEAMCREAPEDILELERMGVIFSRDAQGRIAQRPFGGAGFPRTCYAADRTGHALLHALYEQILKRRIAVYEEWYVTALIVEDGVCRGVIAWDLLRGGLQQIQARAVILATGGSGRVFLTSTNAVINTGDGMALAYRAGVPLMDMEFVQFHPTTLRDTGILITEGARGEGGYLLNTLGERFMKRYAPEQMELATRSTVSLAIGQEILEGRGVEGCVLLDLRHLGRAKILERLPQIRQLSIEFAGLDPVETPIPIRPGAHYQMGGVRTNAWGETSVPGLFAAGECACVSVHGANRLGGNSLLETIVFGRRAGVKAGEYLRGIDQVPLSASHLAGEERRVQTLLSQPGRERSWQIRDALGQVLSTNLGIFRTKDSMTAAREQVRALQQRAAQVSVEDKGRVFNSELIQALELQCLVELAGTIVAGALAREESRGAHYRSDFPARNDAAWLKHTMASRTPDGPALSYAPVTITRFQPK comes from the coding sequence ATGGCCGTTCAGAGACCCCACATGCATGACCTGCTGATCGTCGGGGCCGGCTTGGCCGGCATGCGCGCCGCCTTGGCGGCACCGGCTCATCTCGATGTCGCGCTCATCTCGAAAGTCCACCCCGTCCGGAGCCATTCCGTGGCCGCTCAAGGGGGCATCAATGCGGCGCTCGGGGAGAACGACTCCTGGGAAGCGCACGCGTTCGATACGGCCAAGGGCGGCCTCTATCTCGGGGATCAAGATGCCATTGAAGCCATGTGCCGCGAGGCGCCGGAGGATATCCTCGAACTGGAACGGATGGGGGTGATATTCAGCCGTGACGCGCAGGGCCGCATTGCCCAGCGTCCGTTCGGGGGAGCCGGCTTTCCGCGCACCTGCTATGCCGCCGATCGCACCGGGCATGCGCTCCTGCACGCACTCTATGAGCAGATCCTCAAGCGGCGGATCGCGGTCTACGAAGAATGGTATGTCACCGCGCTTATTGTCGAGGATGGCGTCTGCCGTGGCGTGATTGCCTGGGATCTGCTCCGCGGCGGATTGCAGCAAATTCAGGCCAGAGCGGTCATTCTGGCCACGGGAGGAAGTGGGCGGGTGTTTCTCACCAGCACGAACGCGGTGATCAATACCGGCGATGGGATGGCCCTGGCCTATCGGGCCGGTGTGCCCTTGATGGATATGGAGTTTGTGCAGTTTCATCCGACCACGCTGAGGGATACCGGGATTCTCATCACCGAAGGCGCGCGCGGGGAAGGCGGCTATCTGCTAAATACGCTCGGGGAGCGGTTCATGAAACGCTATGCGCCGGAGCAGATGGAACTGGCCACCCGCTCGACCGTGTCGCTGGCGATCGGGCAGGAGATTCTCGAAGGCCGTGGCGTCGAGGGTTGCGTGCTCTTGGATCTCCGGCATCTCGGCCGGGCGAAGATTCTTGAGCGGCTGCCCCAAATCCGGCAGTTGTCGATCGAGTTTGCCGGGCTCGATCCGGTGGAAACGCCGATTCCGATTAGACCGGGCGCGCATTATCAGATGGGCGGGGTTCGGACGAATGCGTGGGGCGAGACGTCCGTGCCAGGCCTGTTCGCCGCAGGCGAATGCGCCTGTGTGAGTGTGCACGGCGCCAACCGGCTGGGCGGCAATTCGCTCTTGGAAACCATTGTGTTTGGCAGACGGGCCGGAGTAAAGGCGGGGGAATATCTGAGGGGGATCGATCAGGTGCCGCTCTCCGCCTCGCACCTGGCCGGCGAAGAACGCCGTGTGCAGACGCTGCTCTCTCAGCCGGGGCGTGAGCGGTCTTGGCAGATTCGCGATGCGCTTGGCCAGGTGCTGAGCACGAATCTCGGCATCTTTCGCACCAAGGACTCGATGACGGCGGCGCGGGAGCAGGTGCGTGCGCTCCAGCAGCGCGCGGCACAGGTCTCTGTGGAGGATAAGGGGCGGGTATTCAACAGCGAACTCATTCAGGCGCTGGAGCTGCAATGCTTGGTCGAGCTGGCTGGGACGATTGTGGCCGGGGCGCTGGCCCGGGAAGAAAGCCGGGGGGCGCACTACCGGTCCGACTTTCCTGCGCGCAACGATGCGGCATGGCTGAAACACACGATGGCCTCCCGAACTCCGGATGGCCCGGCCCTGTCGTACGCCCCGGTGACGATCACGCGTTTTCAGCCGAAATAA
- the gcvP gene encoding aminomethyl-transferring glycine dehydrogenase → MTPPEPDVLQSTDHFLHRHLGPTEADIQDMLATIGLPSMRALCDVTVPKDIQLHTPLNLPPHRGEQAVLADLKHIASHNRVYRSLIGMGYYNCVTPGVIQRNILENPGWYTQYTPYQAEISQGRLEALVNFQTMVGDLTGLPLANASLLDEATAAAEAMAMCLSIARARGQERKEFFVSQDCHPQTIAVLRTRAEPLGMVIHTGPTASIDVANPNLCGLLLQYPTTDGYVGDVGDLVVRAHGAGVLVVMATDLLALTLLRSPGEIGADIAVGSTQRFGVPVGFGGPHAAFLTTTDEFKRQMPGRIVGVSKDVSGKPAYRLSLQTREQHIRREKATSNICTAQVLLAIMASMYAVYHGPEGLRRIARRIHGLTLLLADGLRRLGFDVGPEIFFDTLRVRLPHSHSQSILTRAHERGFNFRPYEDGAIGLSLDEVSTEEEVRTLLEIFAGQERLPFTIADLSQGLTVSYPPKLARTSPYLTHEIFHRYHSEHEMLRYLHRLQAKDLSLTHSMIPLGSCTMKLNATAEMLPVTWPEFAQLHPFAPADQTKGYQKLFHQLEAWLAEITGFDAVSLQPNAGSQGEYAGLMVIRAYHHAQGEPHRDVCLIPVSAHGTNPASAAMVGMTVVVVACDKQGNIDVADLESKAAAHRAKLAALMLTYPSTHGVFEADVRRICQIVHTHGGQVYMDGANMNAQVGLCRPGDIGADVCHLNLHKTFCIPHGGGGPGMGPIGVARHLAPFLPGHPVTGLGGPGSIGPVSAAPYGSASILPISWVYIALMGRDGLKTATQVAILNANYMAKRLEKHYPIVYTGVTGHVAHEFILDLRPFKESSGVEAMDVAKRLMDYGFHAPTVSFPVAGTLMIEPTESESKAELDRFCEAMIAIRAEIQDIIDGRQPRTNNLLKNAPHTAATVVATEWTRPYTREQAAFPTPWVKGNKFWPSVGRIDEAYGDRHLVCTCPPTESYQS, encoded by the coding sequence ATGACACCGCCCGAGCCGGATGTTCTTCAATCGACAGATCACTTTCTTCACCGGCACTTGGGCCCGACAGAAGCCGACATCCAGGACATGCTGGCCACGATAGGGCTGCCCTCCATGAGGGCCCTCTGCGACGTGACCGTTCCCAAAGATATCCAGCTCCATACGCCGCTCAATCTCCCGCCGCATCGGGGAGAGCAGGCCGTCCTGGCGGATCTGAAGCACATCGCATCCCATAATCGGGTCTACCGCTCCCTGATTGGCATGGGCTACTACAATTGCGTAACCCCCGGCGTGATCCAACGCAATATCCTGGAAAACCCCGGCTGGTACACCCAATACACGCCCTATCAGGCAGAGATCTCCCAAGGCCGGCTCGAAGCGTTGGTCAATTTCCAAACCATGGTCGGCGACCTCACCGGCCTTCCACTGGCGAACGCTTCCCTGCTGGATGAGGCCACAGCCGCCGCCGAGGCGATGGCCATGTGCCTGAGCATCGCGCGGGCGAGGGGCCAGGAACGGAAGGAGTTTTTCGTTTCGCAGGACTGTCATCCGCAGACGATCGCCGTCCTCCGAACCAGAGCGGAACCGCTGGGCATGGTGATTCACACGGGCCCCACCGCCTCGATCGACGTGGCCAACCCCAATCTGTGCGGCCTGCTGCTCCAATACCCGACGACCGACGGCTACGTGGGCGATGTGGGTGACCTCGTTGTGCGCGCGCATGGCGCGGGCGTGCTGGTCGTCATGGCCACTGACCTGCTGGCCCTGACCCTGCTGCGCTCGCCGGGAGAGATCGGCGCGGATATTGCCGTCGGGTCCACCCAGCGCTTCGGGGTTCCGGTCGGTTTCGGCGGGCCGCATGCCGCATTTCTGACGACCACGGATGAATTTAAGCGCCAAATGCCGGGCCGCATCGTCGGCGTGTCGAAAGACGTGTCCGGCAAACCCGCCTATCGGCTCTCCCTCCAAACCCGCGAACAGCATATTCGCCGGGAGAAGGCGACCAGCAACATCTGCACAGCCCAAGTCCTGCTGGCGATTATGGCCAGCATGTACGCGGTCTATCATGGGCCTGAGGGGCTGCGCCGGATTGCCAGACGCATCCATGGATTGACGCTCCTCCTGGCGGACGGATTACGCCGCCTCGGATTCGATGTCGGCCCGGAGATCTTCTTCGACACTCTCCGTGTCCGTCTCCCGCATAGTCACAGCCAATCCATTCTCACGAGAGCGCATGAACGCGGCTTCAATTTCCGCCCCTATGAGGACGGCGCCATCGGCCTCTCGCTGGATGAGGTCAGCACCGAAGAAGAGGTGCGCACTCTGCTGGAGATCTTTGCGGGCCAGGAACGGCTCCCGTTCACGATCGCCGATCTGTCTCAGGGGCTCACGGTCAGCTATCCGCCCAAGCTGGCAAGAACCAGCCCCTACCTGACGCATGAGATCTTCCACCGGTATCATTCGGAACATGAAATGCTCCGGTACCTGCACCGATTGCAGGCCAAAGACCTCTCCCTCACCCATTCCATGATTCCACTGGGCTCCTGCACGATGAAACTGAACGCCACAGCGGAAATGCTGCCCGTGACCTGGCCGGAATTCGCGCAGCTGCATCCCTTTGCCCCAGCCGACCAGACCAAGGGCTACCAGAAGCTCTTTCATCAACTGGAAGCCTGGCTAGCTGAAATCACTGGCTTTGATGCCGTCTCGCTCCAACCGAATGCCGGCTCCCAGGGCGAATATGCCGGGCTCATGGTGATTCGCGCCTACCACCACGCACAGGGCGAGCCGCATCGCGACGTCTGCTTGATCCCCGTCTCAGCCCACGGGACAAACCCGGCCAGCGCCGCGATGGTCGGCATGACCGTCGTCGTCGTGGCCTGCGACAAGCAGGGGAATATTGACGTCGCCGATCTCGAATCCAAAGCCGCCGCGCATCGCGCAAAACTGGCGGCGCTCATGCTCACCTATCCTTCGACCCACGGCGTGTTCGAGGCTGATGTGCGGCGCATCTGCCAGATCGTCCACACCCACGGCGGCCAGGTCTACATGGATGGGGCCAACATGAATGCCCAGGTGGGACTCTGCCGGCCTGGCGATATCGGCGCGGATGTCTGCCACCTCAATTTACACAAGACCTTTTGCATCCCCCATGGCGGAGGCGGACCGGGCATGGGCCCGATCGGCGTCGCCCGCCATCTGGCCCCGTTTCTCCCCGGCCATCCCGTTACAGGATTGGGGGGGCCTGGCTCAATCGGACCGGTTTCCGCGGCGCCCTACGGAAGCGCGAGCATTCTGCCGATTTCCTGGGTCTATATTGCCCTGATGGGCCGCGACGGGTTGAAAACCGCCACGCAGGTCGCCATTCTCAATGCGAACTACATGGCCAAACGATTAGAGAAACACTATCCTATCGTCTACACCGGCGTCACCGGACACGTAGCCCATGAGTTCATCCTCGACCTCCGCCCCTTCAAAGAATCCTCCGGAGTCGAAGCCATGGATGTGGCCAAACGGCTGATGGACTATGGCTTCCACGCGCCGACCGTGTCATTCCCGGTGGCCGGCACGCTCATGATCGAGCCGACCGAAAGCGAATCGAAAGCGGAACTGGATCGCTTCTGCGAGGCGATGATCGCTATCCGGGCGGAAATCCAAGACATCATCGATGGGCGGCAGCCCCGCACGAACAATCTGCTCAAAAATGCCCCCCACACCGCGGCTACCGTCGTCGCCACCGAATGGACTCGACCCTATACCAGAGAGCAGGCGGCGTTCCCGACGCCATGGGTGAAGGGCAATAAATTCTGGCCGAGCGTCGGTCGCATCGATGAGGCCTATGGCGACCGCCATTTGGTCTGCACCTGTCCGCCGACTGAGAGCTATCAATCGTAA
- the arfB gene encoding alternative ribosome rescue aminoacyl-tRNA hydrolase ArfB codes for MTGVDSAIMLHISSHVIIPDSEIDLHAMRSQGAGGQNVNKVSTAIHLQFDITASSLPPFYKDALLKLRDSRISEDGVITIKAQQHRTQERNREDALERLCLLIQSVAIPRKKRKATKPTKGSQNRRIESKKKQGRLKALRGTLE; via the coding sequence GTGACTGGAGTAGACTCCGCCATCATGCTGCACATCTCCTCACATGTCATCATCCCCGATTCAGAAATCGATCTCCATGCCATGCGGTCCCAGGGGGCGGGGGGACAGAATGTCAATAAGGTCTCCACCGCCATCCATTTGCAATTCGACATCACGGCGTCGTCGTTGCCGCCGTTTTACAAGGACGCGCTGCTAAAGCTGCGCGATAGCCGGATCTCAGAGGATGGGGTGATTACGATCAAGGCGCAGCAGCACCGCACGCAGGAGCGAAACCGTGAGGATGCACTGGAGCGGCTCTGCTTGTTGATTCAGAGTGTGGCAATCCCGCGCAAAAAGCGGAAAGCCACAAAGCCGACGAAGGGGTCTCAGAACCGGCGGATTGAGAGCAAGAAAAAGCAGGGACGGCTGAAAGCGCTACGAGGCACGCTTGAGTGA
- a CDS encoding DegQ family serine endoprotease, with product MRNTVGSIVALTAVGAVLLWGGHSLPSSLASSGPPVSVNQGALSVAPASNGFAEVAKAVTPAVVNITTVTGEKISEGRTVPDELRERMEEFFGGPGGPSGPRGFRGPQGPGEPREHRGGGQGSGVIVSADGYVLTNNHVIEGAREVTVTLPDKREFKGRIVGADPKTDLAVVKIDGQNLPTVLWGDATKLQVGEYVLAVGNPFGLNSTVTLGIVSALGRGRMGITQYEDFIQTDAAINPGNSGGALVNTRGELVGINTAIFSQTGGYQGVGFAVPTSMGKPIYESLIKTGKVVRGYLGVGIQDLSQDLAKSFGIKDAKGALVSDVKEESPADHAGLKQGDIIQSYQGTPVEDAVALQRLVTRTAVGAKVPVTVIRDGREKELTVTIAEQPDTMKIAKAEKPEADYAFAGVAVQDLDRETAKELGIKGKAQGVVVTGVEPDSGGEKAGLMPGDVIREINRQPVKSVREFEKVSSAVKKGENVLILINRRGSSLFLTAKV from the coding sequence ATGCGAAACACAGTCGGCTCCATTGTGGCTCTGACGGCAGTGGGTGCGGTGTTACTGTGGGGCGGCCACTCATTGCCTTCTTCTCTTGCGTCCAGTGGACCGCCGGTCAGTGTGAACCAGGGTGCCTTGTCAGTGGCGCCGGCGTCCAATGGGTTTGCCGAGGTGGCCAAGGCGGTCACGCCGGCCGTCGTGAACATTACCACTGTGACGGGCGAGAAAATTTCTGAAGGGCGGACTGTGCCGGATGAATTGCGGGAACGCATGGAGGAGTTTTTTGGCGGACCGGGAGGTCCGTCAGGCCCGCGCGGATTCCGTGGGCCTCAGGGGCCCGGCGAGCCGCGGGAGCATCGTGGTGGCGGCCAGGGCTCAGGAGTGATTGTGTCGGCCGATGGCTATGTGCTGACCAACAATCATGTCATCGAGGGTGCGCGCGAGGTGACAGTGACCCTTCCCGATAAACGGGAATTCAAGGGCAGGATTGTTGGGGCCGACCCGAAAACGGATTTGGCGGTCGTGAAAATCGACGGGCAGAATCTTCCGACGGTGCTGTGGGGAGATGCCACCAAGCTGCAAGTCGGGGAATATGTGCTGGCGGTCGGAAATCCCTTCGGCCTCAACTCGACGGTGACGCTGGGTATTGTCAGCGCGCTGGGGCGTGGCCGCATGGGGATCACGCAGTACGAAGATTTCATTCAGACCGATGCCGCCATCAATCCGGGCAATTCCGGGGGCGCGCTGGTGAACACGCGCGGCGAACTGGTCGGGATCAACACGGCGATCTTCTCACAGACCGGCGGGTATCAGGGTGTCGGGTTTGCGGTGCCGACCAGCATGGGGAAGCCGATCTACGAAAGTTTGATCAAGACCGGGAAAGTGGTGCGCGGATATTTGGGCGTCGGGATTCAAGACCTCAGCCAGGATCTGGCCAAATCCTTTGGCATCAAAGACGCCAAGGGTGCGCTGGTGAGCGATGTGAAGGAGGAGAGTCCGGCCGATCATGCCGGTCTGAAGCAAGGGGATATCATTCAATCCTATCAAGGAACGCCGGTTGAGGATGCGGTGGCGCTCCAGCGGTTAGTTACCAGGACAGCCGTGGGGGCGAAGGTGCCGGTCACGGTCATACGTGATGGCCGTGAGAAGGAGCTGACGGTGACGATCGCCGAACAACCGGATACGATGAAAATCGCCAAAGCCGAGAAGCCTGAAGCGGACTATGCGTTTGCCGGCGTGGCGGTGCAGGACCTCGATCGGGAGACGGCCAAGGAGTTGGGGATCAAGGGCAAGGCGCAGGGGGTGGTGGTTACCGGCGTCGAGCCGGACAGCGGCGGGGAAAAGGCCGGGCTGATGCCGGGCGACGTGATCCGGGAGATCAATCGTCAGCCGGTAAAATCAGTGAGGGAATTTGAAAAGGTGTCGTCCGCCGTGAAGAAGGGTGAGAACGTGTTGATTCTGATCAATCGCCGGGGCAGTTCATTGTTCCTGACGGCGAAAGTCTAG